A segment of the Candidatus Protochlamydia naegleriophila genome:
TGCAGATGCGATTGATGGTAGTCTTCTGGTGAGTTTCCAAGCCAGTTACTTTTCCAATCAATGATGTAATACCGTTTTTGATGGACAAAAATGAGATCAACAATTCCCTTGATCAATCCGTCGACCTCCATTAAACCTTCCAAGGCCAACGAAGATTCATAAGGAAAAAGAAAAGACATCTCACGATAGTGTTGCCAAGGCTCCAATTCGGCTAAACAAAAAGGAGTCGTATGGATCCCCAAATCGGCATGCATGACATTAAACGCCAGATCTGCCAAGACGCTTTCCCAGTCTTTAAATGCGGCTCTTTGGATCAAGGGGCGGACAAGCGGTAGAGCCTCTTGGCTATTTTTTAGAGAGTAAAAGTCGCCAAAAGAGAGTTTTTCTAATAACTGATGAATAAACACACCGGTGTCACTGCTAGCAGGCAATGTATGCACATCTTTAATGGGGTGATTAAAGTCATGAGGAGGGGCTTTTAATAGACGCTTTGTAGTTATAGAGGGATGATTTAGACTCGAAAAAGAAGCCATGATAAGCTCTGGAGCCACAACCTCTACAGGGCTCGGCTGCTTTAAATCTATGCACGTATTAGCCTGCTTGGGAATGGCGGCTAGAGAGATTTCTTCATGAATAGAATAGCTGATGTGGTGCTTGGAGCCAACTTCCTGAATAAATTCCAGGAAAATTTTACCGTTAAACTGTTTGATGCGTTCATAGAGCTCACCATAAGAACAAGCTGGCTGCCAAAGCCTGCCCAAGAAAAGGTCTATGGGAGATGCATCTCCAAATGCCAGGCGATCTGTTGGAAAGTGAAGGCTGATTGGAATATAGAGTTGGTATTTCGCTCTTGTCATGGCAACATAGAGCTGGCGCATTTTTTCTGCGTCCGTTTCTTCGCAAAAGCGATGATGCTCTTCGCATTCCTCTACCAAAGGAGTTAGGAGCAATTGCCCCTCTTTTTCGATAGGAATCAACTCGTTCCGCATTCCGCTTCGTTGGGCAAGTCCAAGGGCAAATACGATGTCAAACTCCAATCCTTTGCTAAAGTGCAGCGTTAAAATTTTTACCCCGTCCTTAGAGGGGTCTTGGAAACGCTTCACGCGTTCATCATCATTTTCTTGCCATAGTTGAAACTTATCTAAAAAAGGAATCAACCCCTCCGGTCCATTCCATTCGCGGTAGCGGTGATCGATGGCGATATCGGCGATCTGCTGCAGATCATGATAAAATTCGAGTCCACCTTCTTTTGATAATAAATGCTCGAGTACGCTAATCCCATCCATTCTCCAGCTGCTCTGCAAAAATTCCTGAAAGAAAAACGCAAATCCTTTTTCGGCAAGGCTTTGACGCAGACGCTGAATGACTGCCAGAATAGGTTCCAGATAGTCATCCGTTTTTAGTTCTGCATGATTCCATCCAAGCAACGGCGTCCCTAAAGCCGTACGAATGGCACCTCGATCGTGGGGATGAAGAATAGCTCGAATGAGATCGATCAACGAGGTAAGGGCTGTAGATTCGGCAAGGCTCGTTCCGCGTTGATTCAAATAAGGAACTTGTTGTGCATCGAAGTACTCAGCCAGGCGGAGCGCCTGGTGCCTGTCTCTAACTAAGACAGCAAATTGGCGAAAGGCGAATCCCTTTTGCTCTTGCAGCCTCCTGATCTCTTGCACGATAAAAGGGAAAAAGACTTTATCTTCTAAATCTTGCCATTTTGGTCTCTTGAAGGCGCTTCCATCACCAATAAAAAAATGGACTGCTCCCTTTTCATCTTGAAAATGGCGATCCTGGTTAGACGGCGATGTAAACACTGGCTGATAAGGCAAATAGAAATCTTTTTTAGGCAAGGGGATCAAGCGGGGCGTATTTTCGGAAGAAAACAACGCATTGAGGGCATTGACTAAATGAGGTTGCGAGCGGTAATTGACATCGAGTGAATAGCAGTGATGCTCGCCCAAGGCCTGAGCCGCGGCTAAATAAGTATAAATATCGGCTTGCCTGAAGGAATAAATCGACTGCTTGGGATCACCCACAAGGTATAAATAACCTGTCCAGACACGTTCGTCTGGAATAAATAGCCTTCTAAAAATTTGCCATTGAATCGGATCGGTATCTTGAAATTCGTCGATGATGGCAGCTTGGTAAGTCAATTGAATCTGCTCTAAAAAATGGGCTTGATCCAAAGCCCAATCCATTTTACGCAACAGATCGTCAGGCGACAGCTTCTCCTCTTCTCTTTGATAGCGACGCAAAAGCTTTTGACAATCACGCGCCAGACGTGTCAATAAAACCGGAAAACTGCCTGCCTGCAAAACGAGGGGTTCTAAACGCTGCTTCAGTTCTTGAGTAAGGGTCGGATAGTGCAAGGCATCGCTAGCCACCTTGCGGCTTTTCAAAAGCTTGGGATCGAGAGCCATAGTCCACACTAGGTCATCTTGAATGAGCTTATCAAAATCTTCCGTTGTCCACTCTTCCTGATCGAATAAAGCCGCAAAGCGAGCAACCTTGGCTAATGTTTCGGCCTTTGTTTCGCCGCTCTTGTAATTGCGATAGGATGCTGATTGGGCTTGAAAGTCTGCAAGCATTTCAAGCGATTGGAGAGGATAGATCTGCTTTAACTCGTACATGATCGCAACAAATTGCAAATAGAGCTGCCTAAAAGTTGGCAGTTCTTCAAAGTCGTAACCGCTCTTGATAGTCCTTAGCAATTTCTTTTGATCGGGATCTTCTTTTAAGACAATGTCCAGCTGCGCCGGACTATAGCTTTCCAATCTCACTTCTGTGCGGAAAAAATCGCGAATGACCGCTAGAATTTCAGACTGCGGCAATGTTTCCTCTCCATACATCGCATGGAACCCCATATCGCTTTCCATTGCATACTGCTTGAGCATTCTAGAACAGAAAGAATGGATGGTAAAGATCTGGGCTTGGTCAAATCCAAAAAGAGCCTGCTGCAGCCTTTTCTTAGCTTTTTGGACGCACTCCTCTCCGTCTTCCATGAAGGCTTTCAAATAGTCGGGTGTTGTACCCGCAATCGTTTTGCTGTTTATCCATTCATTCAAAGAATGCAGGGCTTGCTCGATATTGGAGCGAATGCGCAGCCTTAAATCTCTCGTTGCGGCGCGAGTAAAGGTCACGACTAGAATCTTATTCAAAGGAAGGGGTTCGGCTCCATGCTGGCTTTCGATCAAGAGGCGTACCACGATATTTTGAATGGAAAAGGTTTTTCCCGTCCCAGCCGAAGCTTCCAGCAAGTAGTGTTGATGAAGGATCATCTGCCGATCAAGCACATTAAATTTTTTCATCATTCTGCTACCCCGCTCACCTGTTTAGAAGGATACCAAAAGCGCATTAAATCGCCCGCCAAGAGTTCAGTTAGCTCTTTCCATTGTTGTAAAAGCGCCTCGGCATTGGGAAGATTGTCTTTATTGAGAATCCAGCGCACGTCCGGGCTTTGATAACTGCCAAATGAATCTGAAAAAAGCTGTCTCATTTTATCTTGAAGCCCGCAAGCATTCCCTTCTATGATCAATGGAATCCAGTCTGGAATTAATGGTGAAAAGTTTTTCAAGCATAGTGCGTAGTAGCTGACAAATTGTTTTAAATAAGGCGTGCTATCTTCAAAAAAGGCCTTTTTAGGCTGCGTTGCATGGGTAAAAATGAGCTGTCTTTGTAGTTTTTCAGGATAAAGCCTAGCCGCGCAGTCATAAAGAAGAAACTGCGGCCATGCTTTCCAAGCATCTGCCAACGTGCCTTTACCTGTAACAACCAAGCCCTGCGAAGAGACATGAGCAAGCTTGCCAACAATAACCAGTTCATAACTATCTGGATAAACCAGTTTGACTGCTGGAAGCAGCCACTGGTCTTCTTGAATCTGGCATGGTTCTGTACAGCTAGTACAAAACTCAACTTGGAAAATGGTCTTTGGATCGATCCGATGCTTGTGCAAGCGCTCATGCAAGTCATCCGTTTCTTCTTTGAGTCGCTTGGTAGCCACCGTTTTAAAAAGCCCGAACGGAAGCTTTCCTTCTTTTTCAGCTATCTGCACGACCCGTTCAAACGGCTCTTTCAAAGCCACCTGTTTGAGCTGATACCTATCAAGTGAAGAAAGCAGCAGCTCTTCCTCGTCTTTAATTTTGCGGTCTTCTTCGCCTTGCAAATAGATTTCCAATCCCTTGTTCAAGTAGAACTTGATAGGATAGCGAGCAACGCTGTTGAGCGCTTTGAGATTGATGACGCTGTGAGAGGGAATTAAATCAGCTTGAGGATGGCTAACGAAAGTAAATTCATTTAAAAAACTATGGGGAGGATGCTTGTCTTTTTGATAGTAGCACTTAGCCGAATGATAGTCAGTGCGTGAATAGTTAGGCAAAGACGTCTGTGCCTGAAAATAGCGGCTATCGAATGAATCGAATGGATGCTTGAAATGACACACTTCTACAATGCTCTTGCCTTGAATGGTATAGTGGCGGTTCAAGTAAGAAAAAAGCTCTTCTATGACAAGGCTCGGCTGCAGCTCCTTGGACTCTTGCTGGCTATAGCCTTGATGGCTAATCAGCAAACAATCGCTAGCCGACTGCAAAGCCTCTAAGAATAAATAACGATCGTAATCGGTTGGATTGGGACTGTAGTCGACCTGATCGTGCCCTGCCATCAAATTGAGAGAGGAGTGATAACTAACGCGCGGAAAAACACCTTCCTGCATTCCCATAAGGGCAATGACTTTGGCAGGGATTGATCGCAAAGGCATCAAAGAGCAAAAGCGGATCGATTGCAAGTGATTTTCGCGGTAAGTAATACCCCGCTGTTGCAGCAAATGATTTAAATGAATTTTAACTGATTGAAACGAAAAGTGGGACTGTTTAAAGCTGCGGGCAGACGAGCGCAGGATCTCGAACTGTGCTTTCAGCTCTTCATAATCTTCAACCGACTGCGAATCTTCAAAATCAGGTTTAAAGTAGTTGTCAAGGAGGCATAATAAATAATTCGACCAGTCGTCCATTGTCATTTGAGTCCGATCTTGCAAAGGAGACAAATCATCGCGCAAGGAGTGCAAGAGCCGAATCCATTTCCCCATTAAATCGGTTTGCGAAAAGTCGACACCTTCACATGGAAGCATGTCGAGGGAAAGAGCAGCAGGTGATTTTAAAACTAATCCCAAAAGCAGACGGGTCAAACCAAAGTCCCATGTGCCAACTGCAGTTTCATCAACCATGCCTTGCTGGCAATGCCGCCGCTGCAATAACTCGTTGCGGTGCAGCCAGTCCTCACCCCAGCGAATGCCAGCCTGCTCTATCCATTCTCGAATGAGGTAGTAATCGCTTTGCGCGAGCTGATGGCACCGTTGAAACGAGCGATGCTCAAATAACTGCAGAAGCTGGCTGACTTCCCAGCGACTTTCACTTAAATTCAGAAGCTGCAAAAACCCCTGCACAATTTCACTTTGAGTCTGCATCCCAAGATCCAAAATTTGAAAGTCGAGCTGGCTGTCGACTGCTCCAAAAATGCTTTGAATGTAGGGTACATACTCTGTAATTTGCGGTGCCATGACAATGATGTCGCTTGGAGAAATCGAAGAATTTTTTTCGATGATAGACAAAAGATTATGGTAGAGAATTTGCACTTCGCGCCGCATCGTGGGAGCAGTATGCATTTGGATCGAGCTATCTTTTTGCTCTAGATTAAAAGGAGGCTCCCCTTGAGGATTGCGCATAACGAGCATATCGGCTTGAATCGCATGCAAGAGCGTCAAAGGCTTTTCTGTGGCATCGAACTGCAAATCTTCATGCAGAAAAAGCTCTTCGCCCAGTACATTGACGTGATCGGGAAGGAGATAGCGTGCATACGTTTGCGCTTGGCTTTCCTCTATTTGGTGGGCCATCTCACGGCCAAGCCTTCCAAAATTCGCTAGAAGAGGATTGCGGTCGCGCAAGAGCTCTTCTAATTTTAAAACATGTGGAGAAAACGTGCCCAGTTTTTGCTGCCAGAAGCTCTGCAAATAGGCTGTTTCTTTGTCAGAGCGAATATCGCTCCAAAAAACAGCACAAGGAGATAACAAATAGTAATATATTTGCGTATAGGGAGTCAGTCTGCACAAAAAGTCGAATTCCGATCGCGATGCAAAGCTGATTGAAAAAAAATGCACCTCGCAATTCGAGCATGGATGCAAAGGCTGCTGAAAGGAACGGCTTGGATAGCTCCAGTTGGTGTCGCAAAACAGCGTTTTCCATAAACGCCCTTGCCATCCCCCTTGCTCTCCCTTTTCCCATTTAGAAACAAGCGGATAAGCATACCGTCCGTAATCTTGAAAAATGCGAGCCAAATGTTGACTCAAGCCGACTAACCGCTTTTCCATCTTACGGGTCAACTTAAGCGAAGAGCCTATTTGAGAGGGGTCGAGTTTTAAGTAATAGACCAAGGGCAGCCAATCTTGCTGCTCAGCCGTAGTTAGGTAATGGAATCTCTTCAGACTTGCAACAAGCTCTTTTTCAATCGCCAAAGAGAGCTCTAATGAAGAGGGAATGTAGGAGTTTGGAGATTGGAATAGGCGAAGCAGCTGATCGAATGCTTGATTGAGATAAACAAATTCGATGCCTGCAGCAACACCTAAATCCGGATCTTGCGCCATCTGCAGAGTCAACCACGCTTTCATAGCCGGTCCATAGACAACGACCAATCTGCGCTTAAAAGGAGTTGTAGAAACCCCAAACAGGATGTGCTTGAGCTGTTGATAAAGCATCGACAATCGATTGCTAAAAAAAACATCTAAGTCATGTACCATTCCAATTCCTTATCTCATTTCAACCAAAGCAATCTAGCAAAGAAGTCGAGATTGCTAAAGGAAAGCATTTTAACAAGATTGATCGAAAGCAACAAGTGTAACTTATAGCTCCCCAACTAAAGAAAAATCTGAAATTAAACACCTTGGAAAATTGAAGATAAGCTGACAAGAGGTGCTCGAAATTGATTTCTTCATTTATTTTTTTAACTCCTATTCCCTCCAAGTGGTAGATGCTCTATTTTTTGTGAAAGAGCGGCTAATTTAACCTGCAGCGCCATCATATCGGCAGCCAACGTAAACACGACATCTGATTGACCGGCAATAATCGATTGTTGCAGTTCTAAGAACAAATCAGACATGTTATGGTGCATGGCTTCATAAGCGATTAATATTTTTTTTACATCTCCAGTAGCGTCAGAATATCTAGGACTAAAAGACCTCTGCGTGGCTCTTACTTCTTGCAGCGACTTAAAAGCCTCTGCCACCACTTTGATCGTCGCTCTAACTGTTTTGGCAGGAGACAAGAGAATCTGCGTCACAATCTCTTCTTCATTGAGCGCCAAGGTAATGACATTATCTTCAAAATCATCGGGCAAGTGTAATTCAGTTTTGGCTGCGTCTATAAACCGCTTTAACGCGGCACGATGCGTCATGCTGCGCTGTTCGCCATCAACAAGATAAACACCTGAAGCTAAAGGATTTTGCAGGTCGGCTAATTGAATTGAAAATTTGAGATTAGCATTCAGGGGTAAGTCTTTAAAATACGCCGATCCAGCTTTATTCAAATAAATATTCCCTCTTAACAAGTCGATCCCAAGAATTGGAGAGTTATGGCCTGTTCCTTTGCCTTTAAGGAGCATTTTGGTTTTCCCTGCCATCTGCATTTTCAAGAGGTGGTTAAGATTCTCAATGGCTTCCAAATGATCAGTGGCAAACCAATCGCAGGTTCCCCCCTCCAACACAGTTTCGATATCAGACGTTTTGAAGTGCAGATGAGGATCCACAAATATAGGGTCTATACACGCCACCATTTTTTTTCCGTCTTCGTTGTTGTATTTAACGACAACTCCGCAGTGATGTATTCCCTCACTTGCCCGATCATATTCCGCCCAATATCCCAGCTTTTCGCCCTCAGGAATGGGAAGAGTAGACCAGATATTCGCCATGCGGCATCCCACCACAGCCGATTCTATTCCCATGGCTCGCAAGACAGTTTGCGTTTTGCTTGCAATGACGACGCAGTCACCTGATTGATATTTATCAAAAATCTCGCTTGGAACAGGGTCAAATGCTTCAAAAGCCTGAAAAAGAGTGAGAGCCGGATTGGACTGTCTAGCTTCCCTAAAAAATTTCATCAGCTCAAGCATTGGACTCACATTATTATAAACTGTCCGATCATAGACTTGTAAAAAGACCTCCTCTAACTGTCTGATCTTAGTTGGCATGTTTTCGTTAGCTTGGAGCAGCTTGAGCGGCCTTCCCATTTTTTTTGCGGGAGAAGCTAGCCTGAGCAGGCCCTCGCGCGTATAAAAAATGCGGCGCCCGCCAACTTCAAGAGCCAGGGTCCCTGCTAAACGGCTATTTGAGGGAGAAGCTGTGTTGTAAACATCGACGAAGCGAACCAGCTCCTTTTCAGAGACTTCTCCATTCTTAAACAGTTTGAATTGTTTAACCTTAAGCGCTATCGAATCGGGGAAAAGAGACTCATCATAAACCAGCAATAATTTAGCCAAAGCCCTGTGCAACCGTTCATCTAAATTGAGAGAAATCGCTTCTTGCATGAGGTAGCGAGCCTCATCAATTTTCCCTTTAAGCTTGAGCATATTCTTGCGAACAGAGTCGATTTTTCCTTTCAATCCGCCTGCAGACAGGCGATGCTTTAAATCCAATTTTTTCTTTACTAATATAGTAAGAACTGTTCGTTCATTATTTGAAAGAACGCTTCCTTGTAAAAGATTGGCAGTTAGCAGCTTGATGTCGAGTTCAAGAGAAGCGCCGCTACTAACAGACTCAACCCTCTGTTCTCTTTCAACTATACTGTAAGCCGATCTCGAAGCTTCAAGGGTGCCACAATCATTCGTCATCTACCGCCGCGTAATTTTAAATACTTAACGAACCTTCATCGTCGCTTAAAGCCGAATCTTCGAATTCATACAAAGTAACAGAATCCCCTGATGTTTTTGAGTGTTCGCAAGACTCTTTGCCTTTACTTGTCTTAGCCATTTGAATGGTGATCATTTCTTTCAATTCATCGGCCTGTTTTTTTATTCGGGCAATTTCTAGAGCTGTACTACGAACCTCATCAGGCGCATTGGCAATAATGGCATCTTGCAATTCATCAAACTCAAAAAGCAGCTGTTGATATTTCTGGCGATAGCAACGCATTAAATAGTTCTCTTGACCCTTTTCTCTAGTGAGCGCATATTCATTCTGTTGAATATTTACTTCTCTCACTATCTCAAGAGCTGATTTTGTTTCATGGTATGTCTCTTTAGCCGTTTGAGCAGGAGAAAGCAAGATCTTCTTGATAATCCCTCGTTCATTTTCTGCTAAGGTTACAATATTTTCAGCAAAGTCATCAGGCAGCTGAAAGCGCTCTTTTGCAATAGCAGAAAATAATTCTAAAGCATCCTGTGCAGCAAGCAATTGCTCTTGCCCATCAATGAAATACAGTCTTGCCACGTTATTTCTTAGCTCTTCCAGTTGAACCGAAAAATAACCGTCAACGTTTAAAGGAAGCCCTTGCAAACCCTTCATACCTGTCCGATTCACGTAGATATTTCCCCGCAAAAAATCGACGCCAAAAATGGGCTCCAAACCATTAAAATCCGGTCCAAGCAATTGCATACTTGTTTTTCCGCTCATTTGCTTTTTTAATATATGACCGAGATTGATAATTCCCTCAAATTTATCCGTTCTGAGATGCTGCACTTTTTTGTTAAAAGGAAATAAACTAAAATCTTTTCGTCGCATCAGAGGTTCTTGATAGGCAAAGGTTGGATTCATGTAAGCAACCCCTTTGTCACCTTGAGAATCAGAAAAAACTGCCACGACTTGGCAATGAAAAATGCTTTCCGTTGCTCTTTTGTATTCCTTCCACACCCCAAAATGGCTAGGCTTTGGAATAGGGGGAGAGGTCCACATATTACGCGTCGGAGTGCCCAGAACAGCCGAAGGGAATCCTCTTTGCTTTAAAGCTGCCTGTATCTTTGCCGATACAGTCACACAATCCCCGGAGTTATACTTATTAAACATATCGACAGGATCGGGGTCGAAAGCTAGATAAGCCTGGTGCAGGGTCAACGCTGGATTCTCTGCCTTAAGCTCCCTAAAATATTTCATAAACTCGAGCATTGGGCTGAGGTTATTGTAAGGAGCCGCACAGTAAATTTGAAAAAAGGCTTCCGCTATCTCATCAAGTTGTTGACCATTCCAATTTTGTTCTTCCTTTGAAATGGCAATGGGAACAGTCCATTTTTTATCAAGCAGCACAGCTCCCAAAGTTCCCTCTCTAGTAAAGAAAACCCGATAATCTTCCGCTGCAAAGGCTAGATTGCCAGCTAAGCGCCTGCTTGCAGGGCATGAGCGATTGTAAGCATGGATAAAAGTATAGAGCCTGTCTGCGCTATTTTCCTCTAAAGAATTTAACCTTTCTTCAACTCTTGCCTGCACAAATGCAGGCTGCAAGGCCTCATCATAAATCAGCAATAACTTTGCTAAAGCGCGCAAAGAATGGGGAGTTAGGCTCAAAGAAGCTATCTTCTGAATCAAAAGTTGAGCCTTTGCAATATCTCCCTTAACTTTCAGAATATTTTTTCGGACATCGTTTAGCTTTTTTTTATAGGAACCCACTGGAAAACTGACATACCAAGATAATTTTTGACTGATACATCTGCTCAAATCTGCTTTTTCGGCATCTAATAAGGGATTCCCATTAAGGAGGTTGAACGCAAGCATCTTAATATCAAGGGTTAGCAACGAGACAGTCTCTGCCGGTTCTTCCATAAACGCTGACATCATCCTATCTGAAGTACTAGGAAAAACGATCATTTCATTCATATTAAACACCAATAATTAAATGCAAATCCAGAATATTAAAATCTCAAAACATTAATAAATACATTAAAAAAAAACAAACTAATAGCACCTTGACAATTCACTTCAAAGCAAATAGTTATTGGGTAAATAAAAAAGACAATCGGAGGAACCATTGAATCGGGAAAGATAGCTTGCGGCAAAAAGACAGCATGAGAATAAGATCGGCAATGCCGATTCTTATTCTCAAATAATCTGATAAAAATTAGATGGGAGAGTCAAAATCTTCTAATAAGAGGCTTAAAGGCACCGCCACAGAATTTGCAGCAGACTGCATCGCGCTTTGATAATCGATTTCGGCCTGCTCAAACAAAGAGCGAGCCTCATCGACTTCATTTTGATGCATAGCCTCTAAGGCCTTAAGATAAGTTTCTTCTGCTTGGCCAAGCTTATTTGTATTGTCGCCACGGTCAGCATTTTGCTTCGAGTCTATAAAATAAGCTTTTTCCCTTGCAAGTATGGTAGAAGTGTAGAGTGGCCATAGTTTGAACAAGCAAAAAGCTGGCGCTATCATGATGGATTTAACATAGTGTTCGCGATTGTTCAAAAGAAATAAGATGTTATCTTTAAAATCGGAGGGCTGATTGAACTCTTTCTGGATTTGAGCCAAGAATGGCTCTATTTCCTTATTTTCAAGAGAAAAGAGAAGCTTGCCTGTTTGGTTTAAAAACGTTGAAAAATGGCTCGGATTCTTGGAAATTACAGCGACTGTTCCCTCTAACAAATTCAGTTTGAATACATCTCTTGTATTGTGCTGTAAAATTTGCAGAATAAAGCTGGTTTGAATAGCCCCCTTGATGAAGGGAGTCATCGATTCGATGGGAGTGCAAGGCTTCATGTTCAGCTTTTTGAATTTTTCTTCAAAAGCTTGTATTGAGTCGAAATGGGTAGCCAATTCTTTCTGAGGGATGAAAGCTTGCTGTAAAACGATGACCTGCTCTTGATTTGCCTCTCCTACATATTTGACCAGGTTAAAAAAAAGCGTATATCCTTGTCCCAGCTCTTTGGCCGCTTCCCATAAAGACGGTAGCTGCTTAGATGCTTGAAAAGGCTGAGGAAAATTAAAATTGTGGGTTGGGCGCGACTCTGCCCCTATTTCTATTTTGAGGTTGTGCTTAGCTAGTTCTTGCTGAGCCACTGTAGCGATCATAGCAGTGGTTCCTCCATGATAGGTGCTCAAGATTTTTTCGCTCAAGGGTTGATAATGAGCGAAGAACTCTTCCCAAGAAGTATGAGATGATTGCAGCTTGAGTTCCCCAATCAAGTCCAGAACAACACCTAATGAATTATAGTCTAAATCGTGGGTCAATTCTTGATAAGCTTGAATGATTCGATTGATATCCTGAGAAAAAAGCGAAGGTGCAATCATGGAAATCGGAGTTGGCGAATGAGGTGTGATGAAATTCATTCTATTCCCCCTTAAAGGCTTTTTGTATCATACGTTTATGCTCTTTCCATACATCATTAATGACTTTGCTATTTAAAGGAATATTATGCCCTTCGGGCCTATTTCCGTTCAATTCGGAATAAAATGGGGGTAATTTAATCACAGGTATTTGTTCCTCAAGTTCTTTTTCAGAAAGACCATAAGCCCGCCTTAACCCCGCATAAAAAGACGCTTTTTTAAAGTCGATCACTTCATCGGTGGGAGAGACGATGACCCACTTATAACCTTGAATCTTTTCCCAGTCTTCCAGAGGTTGTATATTCCACCCCATTGCCTGCAAGTAAAGATTGAAAAGGGAGCCAGAAATTTTTCCACTTAAACAGACCTCCACGGCTCCCCAAGACGAAAGAGATCGCTCATTGCAAATGGGTCCATCTTCATGAAGTGCCCTTAAAGCCACTCCAACTGCTCCGCCTAAAGAGCGGGCGTGAATCAGGATTCGATTGCTAGCGACCCCATGGCGTTCCAAATGCTGGAAGACAGCATCAGCATCGATGACGAGATCCTTAAAGCAATTGGGATAGCCGCTACTTTCGCCTACGCCGCGGTAATTGAAAGAGATTAGATTGCAACCTGTTTCCTTGGCATACCAATTCAGAAAGGCAAGATTATCTTCGTACGTTTCACCATTTCCATTTAAGTAGAGAATCCAGTTTTGCTTGGTATAATTCTCTTCTTTGCCATCTGCAGGCAAGGCCCAGACAATCACTCCATCAATTTGCTCATCATCAGCCGTTAAAAACTGCATTCTCTGCGCACGATCTGCGTATCTTTGCATGCTTTGGCGCTCATTTGCCAAATCAAGCTTTGAAATATTCAAAGAGGGAAGTATTTCCAGCGCAGCTCTATGATGCAAGTAAGAAGCAAAATTTTTAAATAGTTTAGTATCCAAAGAGGAAGGAGGATTCCACCCATTAGGCCATGCAGCAGGTGTTGGGTCTGATTGGATGGGAAGCATGCAATATTCCTTGAAAAATTATGTAATGGTAATATCTTGATCGTTCGACTGGTTTTCAATAACCAGACAGAGAGCCACCAACTCCCCTTTCAGTTTACCAATTTCTGTCGCCAGCATGCGCACATCGTCTGGCTTATCTTGAACAATAGCTTTTTGTAGCTTAGAAAATTCGGCATTCATTTTAGTAAATTTTGCCTGATACTCTTTCGCCATTTTTTTAATATCTTCAGGAGTATCATTTCGGGATGCCAGGCGCGCGTATTCGTAGCTTTTAGGCTCGACACTTTTTAAAGCTGCGAAAGCACCGTTTGCCTCTTTC
Coding sequences within it:
- a CDS encoding alpha/beta hydrolase, which codes for MLPIQSDPTPAAWPNGWNPPSSLDTKLFKNFASYLHHRAALEILPSLNISKLDLANERQSMQRYADRAQRMQFLTADDEQIDGVIVWALPADGKEENYTKQNWILYLNGNGETYEDNLAFLNWYAKETGCNLISFNYRGVGESSGYPNCFKDLVIDADAVFQHLERHGVASNRILIHARSLGGAVGVALRALHEDGPICNERSLSSWGAVEVCLSGKISGSLFNLYLQAMGWNIQPLEDWEKIQGYKWVIVSPTDEVIDFKKASFYAGLRRAYGLSEKELEEQIPVIKLPPFYSELNGNRPEGHNIPLNSKVINDVWKEHKRMIQKAFKGE